The Mus caroli chromosome 1, CAROLI_EIJ_v1.1, whole genome shotgun sequence genome has a window encoding:
- the Lrrn2 gene encoding leucine-rich repeat neuronal protein 2: protein MRLLVAALLLSWVAGTTAAAPVVPWRVPCPPQCACQIRPWYTPRSSYREATTVDCNDLFLTAVPPRLPAGTQTLLLQSNSISRIDQTELAYLANLTELDLSQNSFSDARDCDFQALPQLLSLHLEENRLSRLEDHSFAGLTSLQELYLNHNQLCRISPRAFAGLGNLLRLHLNSNLLRTIDSRWFEMLPNLEILMIGGNKVDAILDMNFRPLANLHSLVLAGMSLREISDYALEGLQSLESLSFYDNQLAQVPKRALEQVPGLKFLDLNKNPLQRVGPGDFANMLHLKELGLNNMEELVSIDKFALVNLPELTKLDITNNPRLSFIHPRAFHHLPQMETLMLNNNALSALHQQTVESLPNLQEVGLHGNPIRCDCVIRWANATGTHVRFIEPQSTLCAEPPDLQRRPVREVPFREMTDHCLPLISPRSFPSSLQIASGESTVLHCRALAEPEPEIYWVTPAGVRLTPARSGRRYRVFPEGTLELRRVTAEEAGLYTCVAQNLVGADTKTVSVVVGHAPFQPGRDKGPGLKLHVQETHPYHILLFWAPPPNIVSTNLTWSSASSLRDHEAPALARLPRGTHRYNITRLLPATEYWACLQVAFADAHTQLACVWARTKEASPCHRALGDRPGLIAILALAVLLLAAGLAAHLGRGQSKQGVVGEKPLLPVWAFWGWSAPSVRVVSAPLVLPWNPGRKQPRCQMGRGCHHHCLNIAEAPPGLSSREITRTTLH from the coding sequence ATGAGGCTCCTCGTGGCTGCCCTCTTGCTATCTTGGGTGGCTGGTACCACCGCTGCAGCACCGGTGGTACCCTGGCGTGTGCCCTGCCCTCCTCAGTGTGCCTGCCAGATCCGGCCCTGGTACACACCCCGCTCGTCCTACCGTGAAGCCACCACTGTCGACTGCAATGACCTCTTCCTGACGGCAGTGCCCCCAAGGCTCCCTGCGGGGACACAGACCCTGCTCCTGCAGAGTAACAGCATCAGCAGGATAGACCAGACTGAGCTTGCCTACTTGGCCAACCTCACAGAGCTGGACCTGTCCCAGAACAGCTTCTCAGATGCCCGAGACTGCGATTTCCAAGCCCTGCCTCAGCTGCTGAGCCTACATCTAGAAGAGAACCGGCTGAGCCGGCTGGAGGATCACAGCTTCGCTGGGCTGACCAGCCTGCAGGAGCTCTATCTCAACCATAACCAGCTGTGCCGCATCTCCCCCAGGGCCTTTGCAGGGCTGGGTAACCTGCTGAGACTGCACCTCAATTCCAACCTGCTTAGGACCATCGACAGCCGCTGGTTCGAGATGCTGCCCAACTTGGAAATCCTCATGATTGGCGGCAACAAGGTGGATGCCATCTTGGACATGAACTTCCGGCCCCTGGCCAACCTGCACAGCCTGGTGCTGGCAGGCATGAGCTTGCGGGAGATCTCAGACTACGCTCTGGAGGGACTGCAAAGCCTGGAGAGCCTCTCTTTCTACGACAATCAGCTGGCCCAGGTGCCCAAGCGGGCATTGGAGCAGGTGCCTGGGCTCAAGTTCCTAGACCTGAACAAAAACCCACTGCAGCGGGTCGGCCCAGGAGACTTTGCCAACATGCTGCACCTCAAGGAACTAGGACTAAACAACATGGAGGAACTGGTCTCCATCGACAAGTTCGCCCTGGTAAATCTCCCTGAGCTGACCAAGCTGGACATCACCAACAACCCACGGCTTTCTTTCATCCATCCTCGCGCCTTTCACCACCTGCCCCAGATGGAGACTCTCATGCTCAACAACAATGCTCTCAGTGCCTTGCACCAGCAGACAGTGGAGTCTCTGCCCAACCTACAGGAGGTGGGGCTCCACGGCAACCCCATCCGCTGTGACTGTGTCATCCGCTGGGCCAACGCCACGGGTACCCACGTCCGTTTCATCGAACCACAGTCCACCCTGTGTGCTGAGCCTCCAGACCTCCAGCGCCGCCCAGTCCGGGAGGTGCCCTTCCGGGAGATGACAGACCACTGCCTGCCCCTCATCTCTCCCCGAAGTTTCCCCTCCAGCCTGCAGATAGCCAGTGGAGAGAGCACGGTACTTCACTGTCGGGCACTGGCTGAACCAGAACCTGAGATCTACTGGGTCACCCCAGCTGGAGTTCGACTGACACCTGCTCGCTCAGGCAGGAGGTACCGGGTGTTCCCTGAGGGTACCCTAGAGTTGCGGAGGGTGACGGCAGAAGAGGCAGGCCTATACACCTGTGTGGCCCAGAACTTGGTAGGGGCTGACACTAAAACAGTCAGTGTTGTGGTTGGCCACGCTCCCTTCCAGCCAGGCAGAGACAAAGGACCAGGACTGAAGCTCCATGTGCAGGAGACACACCCATATCACATCCTGCTGTTTTGGGCACCCCCACCCAATATAGTCTCCACCAACCTTACCTGGTCTAGCGCCTCCTCCCTCCGGGACCATGAAGCTCCTGCTTTGGCCCGACTGCCGCGGGGCACCCACCGCTACAACATTACCCGCCTCCTTCCGGCCACAGAGTACTGGGCCTGCCTGCAAGTGGCCTTTGCTGATGCCCACACCCAGTTGGCTTGTGTTTGGGCCAGGACTAAAGAGGCCTCTCCTTGCCACAGAGCCCTGGGGGACCGGCCCGGGCTCATAGCCATCCTGGCTCTTGCGGTCCTCCTGCTGGCAGCTGGGCTTGCAGCCCACCTCGGCAGAGGCCAGTCCAAGCAGGGGGTGGTGGGTGAGAAGCCTCTTCTTCCGGTCTGggctttctggggctggagcgCCCCCTCTGTCCGGGTAGTGTCTGCACCCCTTGTCCTGCCCTGGAATCCAGGGAGGAAGCAGCCCAGATGTCAGATGGGGAGAGGGTGCCACCACCATTGTCTCAACATTGCTGAAGCTCCGCCAGGTCTCAGCAGTAGAGAAATAACTAGGACAACTCTACACTAA